In a genomic window of Phragmites australis chromosome 14, lpPhrAust1.1, whole genome shotgun sequence:
- the LOC133890301 gene encoding salicylic acid-binding protein 2-like: MLCAACHRVDAPDLTASGVDTCPLRDRPTFEDNTRPLLDLLRTLSAGERAVLVGHSFDPMNVTLATKALPEKVVDAVFVTAFMPDRTNPYSHIIEHVHRFSTTCGLSS; the protein is encoded by the coding sequence ATGCTCTGTGCCGCGTGCCACCGCGTGGATGCACCGGACCTCACGGCCTCGGGCGTCGACACGTGCCCGCTCCGTGACAGGCCCACCTTCGAGGACAACACACGCCCATTGCTCGACCTTCTCCGCACGCTCTCCGCAGGGGAGAGGGCGGTCTTGGTCGGCCATAGCTTCGACCCCATGAATGTCACGCTCGCCACAAAGGCATTACCGGAGAAGGTCGTGGATGCAGTCTTCGTCACCGCGTTCATGCCGGATCGGACCAACCCATACTCACACATCATCGAACATGTACATCGGTTCTCGACTACATGTGGGTTATCGAGCTAG